A region from the Pseudonocardia petroleophila genome encodes:
- a CDS encoding peptidylprolyl isomerase, translating to MSQQGAEDVDVTGVRTPDADATPESPAAEGNSSSGSPEVAGEGGPAPDGGDDAEPAPGGTADGDDPALDAGESDGAEPPARTGSAGPGEAEDSESAEDSESAEDSESAEDSESAEDSESAEDSESADRTGTGPHRRGLRLPTTWAGRAVAAAVVLALVAAGASAVWWQASALPADAAYRLDGRTVTVEQLDERIVALQALYGVQAPEDPAAADGFRRDVAKSVVLSDILDREALARGLIVADKQVADTRDRYIEEQFGPGGRDAFVRALGNVGTSEQAVLDEIRRQMTVGLLMQDVVGPITVTDEELRAAYAERQNTLGTPERRTLRNIVVESEEQARAAADEIRGGVAFEQVAADRSRDESTRGAGGLLGDLARDELEGPVGDAAFAVAPGELYGPVQGQFGWNVGRVDALTPFVPASFEQVADGLRQALEIERSLAIWQDWIAQQVRDADVVYADDFRPADPDAAPTFGSPTPADGTEVPR from the coding sequence ATGAGCCAGCAGGGCGCGGAAGACGTCGACGTCACAGGAGTGCGGACACCGGATGCGGACGCCACGCCGGAGTCACCGGCGGCCGAGGGGAACAGCTCATCAGGCTCGCCCGAGGTGGCGGGCGAGGGCGGGCCGGCACCGGATGGCGGCGACGACGCCGAACCGGCGCCGGGCGGTACCGCAGACGGTGACGATCCCGCCCTCGACGCCGGCGAGTCCGATGGCGCCGAGCCGCCCGCCCGCACGGGGAGCGCCGGCCCCGGCGAGGCGGAGGACAGCGAGTCTGCGGAGGACAGCGAGTCTGCGGAGGACAGCGAGTCTGCGGAGGACAGCGAGTCTGCGGAGGACAGCGAGTCTGCGGAGGACAGCGAGTCTGCGGACCGCACGGGGACCGGGCCGCATCGGCGCGGGCTCCGGCTGCCCACCACATGGGCCGGTCGCGCGGTCGCCGCTGCCGTGGTCCTGGCTCTCGTGGCCGCCGGTGCGAGCGCGGTGTGGTGGCAGGCTTCCGCGTTGCCCGCCGATGCCGCATACCGGCTCGACGGCCGCACCGTCACCGTCGAACAGCTCGACGAGCGGATCGTCGCGCTCCAGGCGCTCTACGGAGTGCAGGCCCCCGAGGACCCCGCGGCCGCGGACGGTTTCCGGCGGGACGTGGCCAAGTCGGTCGTGCTCAGCGACATCCTCGACCGCGAGGCACTGGCGCGTGGGCTGATCGTCGCCGACAAGCAGGTCGCCGACACTCGCGACCGCTACATCGAGGAACAGTTCGGCCCCGGCGGCCGGGACGCGTTCGTGCGGGCGCTGGGCAACGTCGGCACCTCGGAGCAGGCGGTACTCGACGAGATCCGGCGGCAGATGACGGTCGGGCTGCTGATGCAGGACGTCGTCGGCCCGATCACCGTGACCGACGAGGAGTTGCGCGCCGCCTACGCCGAGCGGCAGAACACCCTCGGCACCCCCGAACGACGGACGCTGCGCAACATCGTCGTGGAGTCCGAGGAGCAGGCCCGCGCCGCCGCCGACGAGATCCGCGGTGGAGTCGCGTTCGAGCAGGTGGCCGCCGACCGCAGCCGGGACGAGAGCACTCGTGGCGCAGGCGGGCTGCTGGGCGACCTCGCGCGAGACGAGCTGGAGGGGCCGGTGGGCGACGCGGCGTTCGCGGTGGCGCCCGGCGAGCTGTACGGGCCGGTGCAGGGCCAGTTCGGGTGGAACGTCGGGCGGGTGGATGCGCTGACCCCCTTCGTCCCCGCCTCCTTCGAGCAGGTCGCCGACGGGCTGCGGCAGGCCCTGGAGATCGAGCGCAGCCTGGCGATCTGGCAGGACTGGATCGCCCAGCAGGTGCGGGACGCCGACGTGGTCTACGCCGACGACTTCCGCCCGGCCGATCCCGACGCCGCGCCGACGTTCGGGTCGCCGACGCCCGCCGACGGCACGGAGGTGCCACGGTGA
- a CDS encoding response regulator transcription factor, with product MIRPAQRQATDPARMYFEEGRLTAVLVDDHELVLEGLQRALARDAIDVVGAFLDGDGALEFLAGEMAAHTRLDLVVVDLRLGGRSGIGLVEDVIRLRPDVRIAMLTSFEDRVAAVAAVQAGAKGFFLKDSSCGELSAGLRRVAEGHLVIDSRLAQAVLGGDPNFRFTEHELSIVALVADGMTNRQIGEEMHLSSYTVKEYLSRVMRKLGTATRAETVVRAVREGLLPEKYPGQNWED from the coding sequence GTGATCAGACCGGCGCAGCGCCAGGCGACGGACCCCGCCCGGATGTATTTCGAGGAGGGTCGGCTCACCGCGGTACTGGTCGATGACCACGAACTCGTGTTGGAGGGGCTGCAGCGGGCGCTCGCCCGGGACGCCATCGATGTCGTCGGCGCTTTTCTCGACGGGGACGGCGCACTGGAGTTCCTGGCCGGTGAGATGGCCGCGCACACCCGGCTCGACCTGGTCGTCGTCGATCTCCGGCTGGGCGGTCGCTCCGGGATCGGTCTGGTCGAGGACGTGATCCGGCTGCGTCCGGACGTCCGGATCGCGATGCTGACCAGTTTCGAGGACCGGGTCGCGGCGGTGGCCGCGGTGCAGGCCGGCGCGAAGGGCTTCTTCCTCAAGGACTCCTCGTGCGGCGAGCTGTCCGCGGGGCTGCGGCGGGTCGCCGAGGGACATCTCGTGATCGACTCGCGACTGGCCCAGGCGGTCCTCGGCGGCGACCCGAACTTCCGGTTCACCGAGCACGAGCTCTCGATCGTGGCGCTGGTCGCCGACGGCATGACCAACCGGCAGATCGGGGAGGAAATGCACCTGTCGTCCTACACGGTCAAGGAGTACCTCTCGCGGGTGATGCGCAAGCTCGGCACGGCGACCCGCGCGGAGACCGTGGTGCGGGCGGTCCGCGAGGGTCTGCTGCCCGAGAAGTACCCGGGACAGAACTGGGAGGACTGA
- a CDS encoding sensor histidine kinase translates to MLADRDTARSRPDDLIVIAVRIGVVATLAVLAVQTDPAVRAPLVAVFAVVAVAAVYALLLAAARLARGSGPRPIVVSGTDAVLALLATALTGGAVSLAVAVLPLVVIANSLRTESRRGELFALLVGGAYTGACVVGSPATTTFATQVSAGLWWTFYLAAVATLTGVFVRRLDRQYRVVAESRAEVIAEHQALAEERDLRSRLLDSQQARLDGLRVILHEFRAPVSSLTALARAATRPGPDPTLDLIAATAEHLQDMLDGLAEVALTGGGAVGRARERSVRLQDLAVTALAGAGLTEERRSIVVRPPDAMVRCDPQRLHRVIGNLAGNAARYSGSQPVEVYLARDRDDLVVEIRDRGPGLSADQLGQVTQKYVSLGDRRGTAGLGLWIVSELTTSMGGTLTLSARSGGGLIARLVLPVRG, encoded by the coding sequence ATGCTCGCTGACCGCGACACCGCCCGATCCCGCCCGGACGACCTGATCGTCATCGCGGTCCGCATCGGCGTGGTGGCGACCCTGGCAGTGCTGGCCGTGCAGACCGATCCGGCGGTGCGCGCGCCGCTGGTCGCCGTGTTCGCCGTGGTCGCCGTCGCCGCGGTCTACGCGCTGCTGCTCGCCGCCGCCCGGCTGGCCCGCGGGAGCGGACCGAGGCCGATCGTGGTCTCGGGTACCGACGCCGTTCTCGCGCTGCTCGCCACCGCGTTGACCGGCGGTGCGGTGAGCCTCGCGGTCGCGGTGCTCCCCCTCGTGGTCATCGCCAACAGCCTGCGCACCGAGAGCCGGCGAGGCGAGCTGTTCGCGCTGCTCGTGGGCGGCGCGTACACCGGAGCCTGCGTCGTCGGCAGCCCGGCCACGACGACGTTCGCCACACAGGTCTCGGCGGGACTGTGGTGGACCTTCTACCTGGCGGCGGTGGCCACCCTGACCGGGGTGTTCGTGCGGCGACTCGACCGGCAGTACCGCGTGGTGGCCGAATCCCGCGCCGAGGTGATCGCCGAGCACCAGGCACTGGCCGAGGAACGCGACCTGCGCAGCAGGCTGCTCGACTCCCAGCAGGCGCGGCTCGACGGGCTGCGCGTGATCCTGCACGAGTTCCGCGCGCCGGTGTCCTCGCTCACCGCGCTCGCCCGGGCCGCCACCCGGCCGGGACCCGATCCGACGCTGGACCTGATCGCCGCGACCGCCGAGCACCTGCAGGACATGCTCGACGGGCTGGCTGAGGTGGCCTTGACCGGGGGTGGGGCGGTCGGCAGGGCCCGTGAGCGGTCCGTCCGCCTGCAGGATCTCGCCGTGACCGCTCTCGCCGGCGCGGGCCTGACCGAGGAACGCCGCTCGATCGTCGTCCGCCCCCCCGACGCCATGGTGAGGTGCGACCCGCAGCGGCTGCACCGCGTGATCGGCAACCTGGCCGGGAACGCCGCCCGGTACAGCGGGAGCCAACCGGTTGAGGTGTACCTCGCCCGGGATCGCGACGACCTGGTCGTGGAGATCCGCGACCGTGGGCCCGGCCTCTCGGCTGATCAGCTCGGCCAGGTCACGCAGAAGTACGTGAGTCTCGGAGACAGGCGGGGAACCGCGGGTCTGGGGTTGTGGATCGTCAGCGAGCTGACGACGTCGATGGGCGGGACGCTGACCCTGTCCGCACGTTCTGGGGGCGGACTTATCGCTCGGCTCGTCCTGCCCGTGCGGGGATAG
- a CDS encoding NDMA-dependent alcohol dehydrogenase, whose translation MKTKAAVLWGLGQKWEVEEIDLDPPGPGEVLVKLTASGLCHSDEHLVTGDLPFPLPVVGGHEGAGTVVELGAGVEDLDVDDSVVLTFLPSCGRCSYCARGMTNLCDLGGAVMMGPQLDGGYRFHARGEDIGQMCLLGTFSEYTVVPVASIVKVDQGTSLDKAALIGCGVTTGYGSAVRSAEVRAGDTVVVLGAGGIGMNAIQGARIAGARYIVAVDPVEYKRQRAVEFGATHVAESADSAWEIVSGLTRGQLADACIVTTGVAEGAETGAALALVGKRGRVVITAIGHPEESTITASLLEMTLYEKTIKGALYGSSNAQHDIPRLLELYNTGQLKLDELITREYRLEEINQGYDDMRAGLNIRGLIRY comes from the coding sequence ATGAAGACCAAGGCAGCAGTGCTCTGGGGCTTGGGCCAGAAGTGGGAGGTCGAGGAGATCGACCTCGATCCGCCCGGTCCCGGCGAGGTCCTGGTCAAGCTGACCGCGAGCGGCCTGTGCCACTCCGACGAGCACCTCGTGACCGGTGACCTCCCGTTCCCGCTGCCCGTGGTGGGCGGGCACGAAGGAGCGGGCACGGTAGTCGAGCTGGGGGCCGGAGTCGAGGACCTGGACGTCGACGACTCGGTCGTCCTGACGTTCCTGCCGTCCTGCGGACGATGCTCGTACTGCGCCCGCGGCATGACGAACCTGTGCGACCTCGGCGGCGCCGTCATGATGGGCCCGCAGCTCGACGGCGGCTACCGCTTCCACGCCCGCGGCGAGGACATCGGCCAGATGTGCCTGCTCGGCACGTTCTCCGAGTACACCGTCGTGCCGGTCGCCTCCATCGTGAAGGTGGACCAGGGCACGTCGCTGGACAAGGCCGCGCTGATCGGGTGCGGCGTCACCACCGGCTACGGCAGCGCGGTGCGCTCGGCCGAGGTACGGGCGGGCGACACGGTCGTCGTGCTCGGGGCCGGCGGCATCGGCATGAACGCCATCCAGGGTGCGCGCATCGCGGGTGCCCGGTACATCGTCGCGGTCGACCCGGTGGAGTACAAGCGCCAGCGGGCCGTCGAGTTCGGTGCCACGCACGTCGCCGAGTCCGCCGACTCCGCGTGGGAGATCGTGAGCGGCCTCACCCGCGGTCAGCTCGCCGACGCCTGCATCGTGACGACCGGTGTCGCCGAAGGAGCGGAGACCGGCGCGGCGCTGGCCCTCGTGGGCAAGCGCGGCCGGGTGGTCATCACCGCGATCGGGCACCCGGAGGAGTCGACGATCACCGCGTCGCTGCTGGAGATGACCCTCTACGAGAAGACGATCAAGGGTGCGCTCTACGGGTCGTCCAACGCCCAGCACGACATCCCCCGGCTGCTGGAGCTCTACAACACCGGCCAGCTCAAGCTCGACGAGCTGATCACGCGCGAGTACCGCCTGGAGGAGATCAACCAGGGCTACGACGACATGCGCGCGGGGCTCAACATCCGCGGCCTCATCCGCTACTGA
- a CDS encoding R2-like ligand-binding oxidase — protein sequence MAIDRIIEHTKRNGWGSLSHDGLRMESFSMRLFRKGNKKFWNPEDIDFSQDKADFEAMTEDEQRMTLVLASQFMAGEESVTQDMQPFAHAMAAEGRLADEAYITQFVFEEAKHMQAFRLWFDAIGQSADLHSHVEYSTAYDTIFKQELPKSMYALMTDPTPANQVRASVTYNHVVEGTLALTGYYAWAKVCASRDILPGMQRLVKLIGDDERRHMAWGTFTCRRHVAADDKNWDVVDERMQELLPPALQLIVALFDQFELEGKTTPFGISIDEMSDYALDKVNRRMESIESARGRDVYEIDEDYSPMEMEDHFGDADEREITAALVGANV from the coding sequence ATGGCCATCGACCGGATCATCGAGCACACCAAGCGCAACGGCTGGGGCAGCCTGTCCCACGACGGTCTCCGCATGGAGTCGTTCTCGATGCGCCTGTTCCGCAAGGGCAACAAGAAGTTCTGGAACCCCGAGGACATCGACTTCTCGCAGGACAAAGCCGACTTCGAGGCGATGACCGAGGACGAGCAGCGGATGACGCTGGTCCTGGCCTCGCAGTTCATGGCCGGTGAGGAGTCCGTGACCCAGGACATGCAGCCCTTCGCACACGCGATGGCAGCCGAGGGCCGGCTCGCCGACGAGGCGTACATCACGCAGTTCGTCTTCGAGGAGGCCAAGCACATGCAGGCCTTCCGGCTGTGGTTCGACGCGATCGGGCAGAGCGCCGACCTGCACAGCCACGTCGAGTACAGCACGGCCTACGACACGATCTTCAAGCAGGAACTGCCGAAGTCGATGTACGCCCTGATGACGGACCCGACCCCGGCCAACCAGGTCCGGGCCTCGGTCACCTACAACCACGTCGTCGAGGGCACCCTGGCGCTCACCGGCTACTACGCCTGGGCGAAGGTGTGTGCGAGCCGGGACATCCTGCCCGGGATGCAACGGCTGGTGAAGCTCATCGGCGACGACGAGCGTCGCCACATGGCCTGGGGCACCTTCACCTGCCGTCGCCATGTCGCGGCCGACGACAAGAACTGGGATGTGGTCGACGAGCGCATGCAGGAGCTCCTGCCGCCCGCCCTGCAGCTCATCGTCGCCCTGTTCGACCAGTTCGAGCTGGAAGGCAAGACGACCCCGTTCGGCATCTCCATCGACGAGATGAGCGACTACGCGCTGGACAAGGTGAACCGGCGGATGGAGTCCATCGAGAGCGCGCGCGGCCGCGACGTCTACGAGATCGACGAGGACTACTCGCCGATGGAGATGGAAGACCACTTCGGCGACGCGGACGAGCGCGAGATCACGGCCGCGCTGGTCGGCGCGAACGTCTGA
- the fdxA gene encoding ferredoxin yields MAFVIGPSCVDVMDKSCIEECPVDCIYEGGRMLYIHPTECIDCAACEPVCPVEAIVPAQKVTAEWKPFQESAKAMFDEVGSPGGSSNVDVLTDTSFVAGFEKDED; encoded by the coding sequence GTGGCATTCGTGATCGGCCCGTCGTGCGTCGACGTCATGGACAAGTCGTGCATCGAGGAGTGTCCGGTCGACTGCATCTACGAGGGTGGCCGGATGCTCTACATCCACCCCACGGAATGCATCGACTGCGCTGCCTGCGAACCGGTGTGCCCGGTCGAGGCGATCGTCCCGGCCCAGAAGGTCACGGCGGAGTGGAAGCCCTTCCAGGAGTCCGCGAAGGCGATGTTCGACGAGGTGGGATCGCCCGGCGGCTCCTCCAACGTCGATGTGCTGACCGACACCAGCTTCGTCGCCGGATTCGAGAAGGACGAGGACTGA